ttacataatttatcgaaaattttatctctttttaaatccaaatcacataaaaaaaatatcaaaaagtcagtatagatggattttttgggcttttaaatcaacactgaaaattacatgaattagataacaacagttttataaacaactggaTACAATTTGACCGAaccaaagattttcacacaatatgttctttcttcttcaaattgcaaagagcctataggcacaagaaaaaaatcataatttttgttttcacttatataacatttattctcctttacacacgaagtttattacactgctataagcaatggagaactctattcatataagattcacatctatgcattttgacaaagaagaattttagccatctttagtttcggaaTGGACCAAtttcagtcatatacactatattttctctatgattcaaatcttacaattttaatatatgtgcatatTTCCATGTGAAAAAGCACGCACGCCATttatcattcaacctattactttttccaaagtaaacactataatcttcgtttggttagctccacaaactaatctctttggatcagtttactaaaaaatatggtTACTAATGacagaaaagaatataaacactatcaacaacaaatattggcacaaaactatttggttcaaggaacatattccacgTAATGCGTTTATATCACGTGCGTCTTTTGTAATCAggaaatagagactcaccatcatctcttctttgagtgctctttctctcgcttAATATGGGAGTcttttgctgctgaagtttggatttctcctccgGCTGATCTACACTTTGTTGCAACCtggatcaatcaacctcgcgtcaacgcagatgcgcatgctactccagtcatcaagctctactttcagtcagccatctacctgctgtggaaagagcgtaatgctcgtgtgttcacaactgtctcctcaccttcatcagtcatccttgcctctcTCGACTGTATGATGCGTGACCATCTCCTCTCTTACGTggcaagttcttctttctcctcttctctacttcttttttatctttcttgtataaGACCTCCTTAAGATTTTTTTACCTTTAGTTGTtattggttgtttttgtttccttgatgtaataagttgtttaaaaacaacagtgtaacctttcaaaaaatgataatcttaacatcttacccaaaaaaaaacaacaaatattgacttatttatgtgaatatatattttattttaaattattttagtggacgaagaaaacaccataatttgtacaacaaattttcttagattcacctcatcatactcaccattttaccattttaattacataattttacatgagcttcttcaccctccccgattattttctctttatttataactacaatataaagttataaactatatatattataaattaaaaatttatttacccttgaagtctaacgattaaaaatagaacataattcaatatagatatatgattctattaataaattagcagttacaaatttgaaatttctagaaatatcaaaagtcgtatgttagttaattatcttctaatTGACGTCtatttctaattctttttggatgagaatattttagCTGAATTGGATAGTCCCAAAATCtttgaatttagtcccttttatatagttgAATGTTTGAGTAACAGTGAATTTGTTATTTTGATACAAATCACCTAAATTTCAATTGAATACACcccttaaaattaaaattaggaAATATGTGAAATGACAAAATGTGTTactttttaattaaactaaatCGTTGTCCCGATGTTATAGTTGACAAGTTTTTCATGTTGTTGATCTAACAACAAGATCCATTAAAGAGcttagggcctgactggtttaatcgcagcggttgcggttgcggttgcgggagtttgcggatgcgggtggttgcggtttctagcggttttaagagatttgtacgactggttatgcggttagaaatttgtgcgtttgcgggatacttatgactggttaactaccaaatgcagcagcagttaaataataaattaacaatatttacattttatacaattataaaaatatcaaaaataataatattataataaatataaaatttatatttagaaagttatagtttaaattttttaaaaatatagaaaatatttttattttaaagttttataatattaattaaaatttaattgatatattttagcatttttataatttcagtttaatttttttattgaatttttttatttttgtatttatattgttttggaaaaaaaataatttttttttatcctcccgcaaacgcccgcaaccgcaaacgctagctggaaccagcttttgaatttatgaggttcagagcgatttgaagcgatttggagcggtttagagcggtttgagcgattgttgcaaaacgccagcaaccgctaccaaccgcaaaagctgcgtttgcgggtggtagcgggaaaaccagtcatacccttaatttaaaatatcagGCCCATTAGTAGTATCATAGTCTCCATCTACTACATTGATCGAGTGGCGTCAACAGTTAATCACACAactcactctcttcttcttcttcctctcacaTGGCTATTCTCAACAACCTTTTGCTCTTCACTTTGACTTTCCAACTTCTCTTCTCACTTCACGTTTCATCGGAATCTTCCCACACCACCGGCGATGCATCTCAATTCCCGAAGAAGTTCCTCGAACTCGCGAAAACTCCGGGGGTTGTCGATTGGATGGTGAGAATCAGAAGGAAGATCCACGAGAATCCGGAGCTAGGTTACCAAGAATTCGAGACCAGCAAACTCATTCGATCAGAGCTGGACATCATCGGAGTCAAGTACAGGTACCCCGTCGCTGTGACCGGCGTGATTGGCTACATCGGCACCGGAGAACCTCCGTTCGTCGCGCTGAGAGCTGACATGGATGCGTTGACTATGCAGGTGCACTACCAGTGATTCGAGAATGTTTATAAGTGTATGAATTGATTTGTTCTTTGAAAATTCAGGAAGGTGTTGAGTGGGAGCACAAGAGCAAAGTTGCTGGTAAAATGCACGCTTGTGGACACGACGGCCATGTTGCTATGCTTCTTGGTGCTGCTAAGCTTCTTCAACAACATCGCCACGTGTTACAGGTTTATTTTGTGTACCTGGTTCTATCCTCGGTTATGTTAATAGTACTTCGGAttcggatatatatatatatatatatattattataataaacacTCTTAACAGCACTTTTGAGTTAACTAAGACATACTCAGTATTTTGGTTTTGGTAGGGAACTGTGGTGCTTATCTTCCAGCCAGCTGAAGAAGGTTTGGGTGGAGCGAAGAAGATGATTGAAGAAGGAGCTTTGAAGCTTGTTGAAGCCATTTTCGGGATTCATCTTACCAACCGGGTTCCCCTTGGCAACGCTTCTTCGCGTCCAGGTTCCATGCTGGCTGGTACTTCATTCTTTGAAGCTGTTATCACAGGGAAAGGAGGTCATGCTGCCATCCCGCAACATACAGTAGATCCAGTTATTGCAGCTTCAAGTGTTGTCCTCAGTCTTCAACATTTGGTCTCACGTGAAACCGACCCTTTGGATTCAAAGGTAACCTTTCGTCCTTTCCTATACATGGCCTAGGCTTTTTTTGTAACGCAGCTCATTCGGATTTGCTTCTGTAGGTGGTTACAGTTTCTAAGGTTAACGGAGGCAATGCCTTCAATGTTATCCCTGACTCTGTGACAATAGGAGGAACTCTCCGAGCCTTCACCAGTTTTTCTCAGCTTGAACAGAGAGTCAAAGAGGTGACGTGATTCAAGATTGGCACTATTATCATTGCTTcttctaaaaaaaacaaacccaCTGTGTCATCTTTTGGTTCCAGGTTATTACCAAGCAAGCAACAGTTCAGAGGTGCAATGCATCCGTGAATCTAAGACCAAACGGTAAAGAACCACTCCCACCAACTGTGAACGATGTTGGATTATACAAGCAGTTCAAGAACATGGTGGGAGATTTGTTGGGTGAAGAGTCATTTGTGGAAGCATCGCCTATTATGGGAGGAGAAGACTTCTCCTACTTTGCGGAAGCAATCCCTGGCCATTTCGCTTTCCTTGGAATGCAAGATGAGAGTAAAAGTTATGCCTCGGCTCATTCGTCACTTTATAGAGTCAACGAGGATGCACTTCCTTACGGCGCTGCAGTCCATGCGTCCATGGCCGTACAGTACCTCAAAGACAAGAAGGCATCTAAAGGATCCGATACACCAAAAGGCTTTCATGACGAACTTTGAAGTCGCTCTACGTCAGGTTTTTTATCATACTTGTATACATTGGTAATTGCTGGTTGACGAGTACTTCAAAACAACAAAGCTTCTTGGAATTTAGTATTAGTTTTTAATGCAAAATAAACGATAATATTAGTTGGTGCAAATAAGTAGACTTGAATCAAACTTTTGTGTCTAGATCAAGATGTAAAAAAGTTGTATTTCATTTCATAGAATTAAAACATAAGAAGAAAGGTTACAAAAATAGCCAAATGAGAGAACCTTTCACAGAAAGGTCTCGTTCCAGCATATCTATCTTGCAACAGAAAGGTGGTCACAGAAAGGGCTTCTACTTCTCAGAAGAGTTGGGTCCTCTCTTCTTACCGAAACCAACAACTGCAAAATATCAATCAACAACATATAAATCAATGTGCATATACTAAGTCAAGTGATGCAACTAGCATAACCAGTGAGCTAACATTTATAAACAATCcaacataaaaaaaagtaaacattCAGAAATGTTTCTGTAGCTAATTCTTAACATTAATCCTAATTCACAGCTAAACTGAACAACGTTAACTATTATAGAGTGATACATAAAACATCAAAGTATCTCTGTTCCTACTCTTATGAAGCTATGAGAAATGGAGCTGAGAAAGTACCGGCGGTAACGAAACGGCGATTGTGCTGAAGACGCTTGTGAGCACGTCCTCtgggtttcttcttcttatcttgCTTCGCTACCTTCGGTGTTTGTCCTCTCACCTTACCGGCACGTGCCAAAGAACCGTGAACTTTGCCTGAACATCAACAATAACTCACCGTTAAACAGATCCAAAtgctaaaaaaaaacaatagattCAATTTTCACTATAGAAGCTCTGAGGATTACCCATGGCTGATTTGCTTCTCTGCTTTCTCTTCCGACGGCTGCAATAACCTGAAACGAGTGCGTAATCTCAAGAGCTAGGGTTTCGGGCTAACAATATATATTTCCACTTAACAACGAAATGTGTTGGGCCTTACATTTAAAAAGCTTCTTCATCAGTGGGCCTAGCCATAAGGCCCATTAACAACATAATCAGATTCGCATAATATACAATTTAGGGTTTTAACAGCTCCACAGATTCTATCACTACGCACGAACAATACAATGGGTGGAGACATTCCGCCGCCGGTAGATCAACTAGCCGCCGTCTCACTAACCAGCGACGAAGCCTCCTCTTCAACGGTGCAGAAAGCACGGTTTTCCGATCGGGTCCGCATCCAATCGATCTTGGGCCGACCCGACGGAGGAGCCGGACTCGCGGGTCAGAAGGTCCGAATCAGCGGGTGGGTCAAAACCGGGAGGGAGCAAGGGAAAGGGGCTTTCGCTTTCCTCGAGGTGAACGATGGGTCGTGCCCGGCGAA
Above is a window of Brassica napus cultivar Da-Ae chromosome A10, Da-Ae, whole genome shotgun sequence DNA encoding:
- the LOC106371468 gene encoding IAA-amino acid hydrolase ILR1-like 2 translates to MAILNNLLLFTLTFQLLFSLHVSSESSHTTGDASQFPKKFLELAKTPGVVDWMVRIRRKIHENPELGYQEFETSKLIRSELDIIGVKYRYPVAVTGVIGYIGTGEPPFVALRADMDALTMQEGVEWEHKSKVAGKMHACGHDGHVAMLLGAAKLLQQHRHVLQGTVVLIFQPAEEGLGGAKKMIEEGALKLVEAIFGIHLTNRVPLGNASSRPGSMLAGTSFFEAVITGKGGHAAIPQHTVDPVIAASSVVLSLQHLVSRETDPLDSKVVTVSKVNGGNAFNVIPDSVTIGGTLRAFTSFSQLEQRVKEVITKQATVQRCNASVNLRPNGKEPLPPTVNDVGLYKQFKNMVGDLLGEESFVEASPIMGGEDFSYFAEAIPGHFAFLGMQDESKSYASAHSSLYRVNEDALPYGAAVHASMAVQYLKDKKASKGSDTPKGFHDEL
- the LOC106371469 gene encoding 40S ribosomal protein S30; protein product: MGKVHGSLARAGKVRGQTPKVAKQDKKKKPRGRAHKRLQHNRRFVTAVVGFGKKRGPNSSEK